The Sporosarcina sp. Te-1 DNA window TAACTCATCAAATGAGCGATTCATATGTTCGGTCGTTTTAGATAGGTTAGCAGCTGACGCCTGTAAGCCATCCAGCGATTTTACCTTCAATTCAACATCCGCCGCAATGTCATTTGTTTTCGCCATTAATTTCTCGGATTCCGCGGTAACTTTCCCGATTTTTGTCTCTACCCGCTTCATCGTTTCCGACATATCGCCTAGCATCTGTTTCGCACTTTTCAATGTCATAACGACAAAGATGGCAATTAACAACAGTGAAAGTGCAGCAATAATGGCACTGACATATAAAAGGATTTCCATATACGATTTCCACTCCAATCTGACCCTATTCCTTCTATAGTTGTACCACTTATTGAATAAACCTAAACCCCGTCGCGAATGGACCAGTGTCTAATTCTTTCCCAAAGTAAACATAGATATCGTTTCCTAGAACTAAAAATAAAAATATTTTACTATTCAATCTATATTGTATATTATGAAACTACTATTCATAATTATGGATAAATCAAAGGAGGGGAGTTTGAATGAATGAGTTTGTCGGTCTGTTAAACGACATTTTGTGGAGCACG harbors:
- a CDS encoding DUF948 domain-containing protein; the encoded protein is MEWKSYMEILLYVSAIIAALSLLLIAIFVVMTLKSAKQMLGDMSETMKRVETKIGKVTAESEKLMAKTNDIAADVELKVKSLDGLQASAANLSKTTEHMNRSFDELSKEIASPPQKYVDLMEKATVLTETISRIYSMFKKRANEPSVTKEEATRDIIPPSRQIEMYSQSSMNHVER